The region CTTCCTGAACTTAAATAACGAGATAAAATTAAAGCTCTTAGATATCCTCTAAGAGCTTTTGTTATTTTTATTCTTCCATTTCTCCACAGAGTGGAGTTTCGAAGGTGGTTTTAAAGTCTGTAATGTCTTTTTGCTTAAGCATAAACATTAGTTTAGTAATAGCCGCTTCTGTAGTAATATCTTTACCAGAGATTACGCCTATTTCCTTAAGTTCAGTACTCGTCTCATATTTACCCATGTGCACACTTCCACTAGAGCATTGAGTAACGTTGATTACTTTTAGTCCATTCTTAATGGCATCAGCTAGAGTAGTAAGGAACCATGACTCAGTAGGTGCATTCCCTGCTCCATAAGTTTCAAGTACGATACCCTCTAGGCCCTTAATATTAAGGATAGCTTCTAGTACATTTTTTTGAATACCAGGGAACATCTTTAGAATCATCACATTAGTAGACATTTCTTTATGTACTGTAAATGGTAACTCAGTTGTACTATAGTTTAGCAAATGTTTGTTTATACGCAAGTTAACTCCTGACTCCGCTAGGTGAGCGATGTTAGGGGAAGTAAACGCATTAAATAACTCAGCACTTACTTTAGAAGTTCTATTTCCTCTATATAGTTTGTACTCAAAGTATAGACATACCTCTTGTATTACAGGTACATTGTTTTCCTGTACAGCAGCCACTTGAATAGCAGTGATTAGATTTTCCTTTGCATCTGTTCGCAAGTCGCCTATAGGTAGCTGTGAACCTGTAAGAATAACAGGTTTGCGCAAGTTTTGAAGCATAAAGCTTAAGGCTGAAGCAGAATAAGACATCGTATCAGAACCGTGTAATATCACAAACCCATCAAACTTATCATAATTCTCCTCTATCACTGTAGCCATTTGTCCCCATAACTCAGGTCTCATATCAGAAGAGTCTATAGGGGTCTCGAATGAGTATGTCTCTATCGAGCAATCTAGCATATGTAACTCAGGTATGCGTTCTACTAATTGATCAAAGTTAAAAGCGCGCAAAGCACCCGTTTTGAAGTCTTTAACCATACCGATGGTACCACCAGTATAGATTAAAAGAATAGTAGGTTTATTGTTCATTGTTTTGTTTTAATTTGTTGACAACAGGGTTAGCATACATAGCTAAGAAACCATCTACTACTATCTTATTCTCTTTATCTACACGTAACTCAAGGCGTCTTTCGAATAGTTGCCTCTCTTTTTCGGTGTATTTATCTGCAAATTTATTTGTACCATATACGATATCATATGCAATATAATTCGTAGGCCACAAGTGGTAGTTAGCGATGATAGATTTGTCTATTTCCGTAGCTACAGCCTGCATTTGTTTATTTGTTTTATCTTCTGTTTGTTTTATATACTCAAGTTCTGTATCAAGTACTTTACCTACAGCGATGTGTATGCCTCTTTTTTGACCGATGATACCACTGTATAAGTTGATAAAATCTTCGTTTTTATCTTTGATATAAACTTCGTCATTTGCCTTCGCTAGTAATTGAGGCATTTTAAGAGCATCAGTAGGATCATACTCATAAGAAATAGATACAGGTACAATCTTTACTTTCTTAAAGTAATCCATAAGATTAAACTCATCAGATGCCATTCCGATCATCTTAAGAACCCCTTGGTGAGTTGCATCATTTCCATCTTTAGTACGACCTTCTCTCTGTGCTATCCATACAGATCTGTTTTCTTTAGTAAGTAAATACTGTATGTATTCAGACATCAGTTTAGAACTTTCTAATAATTCTCTAGGTGGTAATCCACGTTTAACTAAGAAGTTTCTGTTTACTTTAGCTAGAGCTAGTAAGAATGATTTTTGTACTAGGTTATCTCCGACTGCAGAAGCCGTCATGACTAGACCATTATCTTTAAGGGCAACATTCAAAAGAGAAGTGTCCATGAGAATATCTCGGTGATTAGAGACATATAGATAAGCTGTGTCTTTATCTAATTTGTCAAATCCAGAAGTGGTTAGGCCATTTGAGCTTTTCTCTAAGATTTTTTGAATTGAATAGTAAGCAAAATCATCTTGAAATTGCTGAATTGATTTAACCTCTCTTAGAGAAGTCATCCATTCTTCTTCTGTTTTGTTAGGAAAAGTATAAGCCATTAGCGCTTTTATCATAGGGTGCTTAGAAATCTGGTATAAGACTTCATTTACCTCGTGATCGTGGTAGTGGCGTATAGAATCAAACTTAGACATTAGTGTAATGTGTTATTATGAACAAGTTAATGTTGTTTCTTATGTTATATTCCAAACACAGCTATTGAATTTGCTGTAGTTTGTCTTGCTATTTCTTCCAAAGGAAGTGCGTAAATATCGGCTAATTTTTCTGCAATATTTACAATATATGTGCTTTCATTTCTTTTACCTCTAAAAGGAACAGGTGCAAGGTACGGAGAATCAGTCTCTAATACGATATGCTCTAATGCTATTTTGTTTAAAAATTGGTCTATTTTACCATTTTTAAAGGTAGCAACTCCTCCTATACCTAGCTTTAAGTTATATGAAATTGCTTTTAAAGCTTGTTCTTCATTCCCTGAAAAGCAGTGGAAAATACCTCTTAGATCATCTCCTTTTTCTCTTTCTAGTACTTCGAACACTTCATCAAATGCATCTCTACAATGGATGTTAATAGGAAGTTTATGTTTCTTAGCCAACTGTATTTGATACTGAAAAGCTTCTTGTTGTATTGACAATGTACTTTTATCCCAGTATAGGTCTATTCCTATTTCTCCTACTGCATAATATCTTCTTCGTGTAAGTTCTGTTTCTACGAAGGCAAGTTCTTGCTTATAGCTGTCTAGTTTTACATCTGTTGGATGTAATCCCATCATAAGGAAAATATTGTCAGGAAATTCCTGTTCTAATTCGAACATTGCTTTTGCATAACTCGAATCTATAGCTGGTATAAAAAAACGTGTAACGCCACTAGATATTGCCCGATTTATTGTTTCTTTACGATCATCTGCAAAAGCATCTGAATATAAGTGTGTATGCGTATCAGTAAAAATCATTTTGAATAGTGTGTTTTTCTAAATTGCTAGATTAATGGTACAAAAGTACCTTTTAAAAAGAATTTAAACTACATTTGATTGATGGAAAACATGAAGGAAATATTAAAAAAGAAGAGATATAAGAAAATTAGGTTTAAAGTATCAAAAACAAATCACCTTTTTGTCTCTGCAAAGATAAATGGTGTGTCTGGAGATTTTATCATTGATACAGGAGCTTCTAATAGTTGTATTGACTTTAGTTATGTCGATTTTTTTAAGATTAGTCCTGAGCATTCTTCTACTAAAGCATCTGGTGCAGGTGCGAATGGGATGCACACTCAAGTAGCCTATCACAACGAATTACAAATGAGTCGCTGGTCTAGTATGTCATTTAATTTAGTAATACTAGATCTTACGCATGTCAATGTGGCCTTAGTAGAGTATAAGGTCAAAACTGTACATGGTATTATAGGCTCTGATGTGTTACTTAATGGAAATGCTATTATAGATTATAAAGAGCAAATTCTCTATCTACAATAAGTGATTATCGCTTAGACTTACTCCATTCTTCAGCTACTAGTTCTAGCTCTTTATACCAGTCTTCTCCATACTTGCGAATTAGCGGGGCTTTAAGGAATTTATATACAGGTACACTTAGCTCTTGACCTAATGTACATGCATCACTACAGATATGCCATTTATGATAGTTAACAGCAGAAAATGAAGAGAATTCTTTAATTCGAATAGGGTATAAGTGACAAGAGATTGGTTTTTTCCAATCAATTAATCCTTCATTATAAGCTTTCTCAATACCACAAAGTGCCATTTCGTTTTCATAGATTACATAAGCACATTCTCCTCCTTCTATTAATGGAGTTTCATATTCTTCATCATCACTATATATTGAGGTACCTTGTTCTTCGATAGCAGCAATACCTTCTGGACGTAAGAAGGGTTTTACTTTATCATATACAGATCTAAGTATTTCTACTTCACCGTCTTCCACAGGAGCACCTGCATCTCCATCAATACAGCACTCTCCTTTACAAGCTGATAGGTTACACACGAATTCTTTTTCAAGAACTTCTTCTGATACTATTGTTTTTCCTATTTGAAACATCTGAATATTATATATAATTGGGTGCAAAATTACGAATCTTTAATCAAATAATTTCTTTTGCTTTTAGTTTAACCTTTTAGAACTACTATTTAGTTTCAATATAAAACACTTGAAGCGAGTTAGTTGTTTATTTGATGACTCTAATTGTTAATTATAAATTTGTTTATAGTGTTAATGTTTTGATTCTAAATAAGCCTATTTACCTTGTTTAGAATTAAAGTATTGTAATTATAAGTCTGGGTTCCTTATAATATTTATCTGATAATGGAATTTAGTGGTTGATATTAGTGCTGTTAAAATAATTAGCATGTATGTTAAAGGATTGCCCTAGTGATGGTTTTTTTGTACTTTCG is a window of Myroides oncorhynchi DNA encoding:
- a CDS encoding TatD family hydrolase — protein: MIFTDTHTHLYSDAFADDRKETINRAISSGVTRFFIPAIDSSYAKAMFELEQEFPDNIFLMMGLHPTDVKLDSYKQELAFVETELTRRRYYAVGEIGIDLYWDKSTLSIQQEAFQYQIQLAKKHKLPINIHCRDAFDEVFEVLEREKGDDLRGIFHCFSGNEEQALKAISYNLKLGIGGVATFKNGKIDQFLNKIALEHIVLETDSPYLAPVPFRGKRNESTYIVNIAEKLADIYALPLEEIARQTTANSIAVFGI
- a CDS encoding 1-acyl-sn-glycerol-3-phosphate acyltransferase; the encoded protein is MSKFDSIRHYHDHEVNEVLYQISKHPMIKALMAYTFPNKTEEEWMTSLREVKSIQQFQDDFAYYSIQKILEKSSNGLTTSGFDKLDKDTAYLYVSNHRDILMDTSLLNVALKDNGLVMTASAVGDNLVQKSFLLALAKVNRNFLVKRGLPPRELLESSKLMSEYIQYLLTKENRSVWIAQREGRTKDGNDATHQGVLKMIGMASDEFNLMDYFKKVKIVPVSISYEYDPTDALKMPQLLAKANDEVYIKDKNEDFINLYSGIIGQKRGIHIAVGKVLDTELEYIKQTEDKTNKQMQAVATEIDKSIIANYHLWPTNYIAYDIVYGTNKFADKYTEKERQLFERRLELRVDKENKIVVDGFLAMYANPVVNKLKQNNEQ
- a CDS encoding retropepsin-like aspartic protease, producing the protein MENMKEILKKKRYKKIRFKVSKTNHLFVSAKINGVSGDFIIDTGASNSCIDFSYVDFFKISPEHSSTKASGAGANGMHTQVAYHNELQMSRWSSMSFNLVILDLTHVNVALVEYKVKTVHGIIGSDVLLNGNAIIDYKEQILYLQ
- a CDS encoding asparaginase; translation: MNNKPTILLIYTGGTIGMVKDFKTGALRAFNFDQLVERIPELHMLDCSIETYSFETPIDSSDMRPELWGQMATVIEENYDKFDGFVILHGSDTMSYSASALSFMLQNLRKPVILTGSQLPIGDLRTDAKENLITAIQVAAVQENNVPVIQEVCLYFEYKLYRGNRTSKVSAELFNAFTSPNIAHLAESGVNLRINKHLLNYSTTELPFTVHKEMSTNVMILKMFPGIQKNVLEAILNIKGLEGIVLETYGAGNAPTESWFLTTLADAIKNGLKVINVTQCSSGSVHMGKYETSTELKEIGVISGKDITTEAAITKLMFMLKQKDITDFKTTFETPLCGEMEE
- a CDS encoding DUF3109 family protein, coding for MFQIGKTIVSEEVLEKEFVCNLSACKGECCIDGDAGAPVEDGEVEILRSVYDKVKPFLRPEGIAAIEEQGTSIYSDDEEYETPLIEGGECAYVIYENEMALCGIEKAYNEGLIDWKKPISCHLYPIRIKEFSSFSAVNYHKWHICSDACTLGQELSVPVYKFLKAPLIRKYGEDWYKELELVAEEWSKSKR